GGGTAGGAAGCACAGGATGAGGTGATTCCTCATTTAAACACCCACCTGGTCAATCCTACCTGGAGTAACTGTGTTTGCTCCATGGCTTCCTCAAATGAAGGTGTAGAGCATAAGATGACCAGAATTAAACCAGGATCCTTTAGTTTATGAAGAAAATTCGTATGATCATAGGTTTGCTTACCTGCCGTGAATTTGATGGAATTGTGATGCTGTGGCGGCGCACAGCctaatggcgaaccggccccgcttgtattgccacgtggtggggcagccattagGAGATGGCGTCGTCAGGGGTTTCTTCTTGGCTCCatcatcccttccagcgcgcgccctgggcagcgattatgaggTCACAATGCACcgggtgactgagctcatgccgAAAGGGGCACgcggaatttgaataaaaacagtcattaatgaccatcggtgtggtggcagtgatttccttcagctcctccgAGCGCCACAATGCTTTGGATTATTTGGAGTCCACAGAGAGAATCTGAATAACATTAGAAGGAGGGTGTCCTCGCACCTGGGTTCCATTCCCCCAAAACATGCTTTTTGGGTGGGCCTGTTCATGTACATTGGCTGAGGAAGGAGAATAAATGGGATTGGGGGTAGAGACTCGGGGCCAGAGTCGTTAATGAGGAGAATAGTATGTTCACCGTATTTACCACTCAGTTTTCTCACCTTTTTGTCCTGCCAGGCTCCGCAAGCAGGTACAAAGGAGAAGTCCGCACGCGCCTGGTACTGTAATTTTGGCCACCTGTCTCTGACAGCTAAGATTGACCGGAAAGGCTACACACCAGGTAACAgggtttcctttcttttttaaattcaattttgatTAATTTAGTATCAATCATAACCATGTCACATCACAAAGCACTTCCCTGCAGAGTTATTGCACTCTGTAGTTTAATAAAACTGTAAGGAAAAATCCCCTCATTCTTGCTCTGCTATTTATTACAATGGCTGATCCTCTCTTGATATTtctactgattttttaaaaaattcaattttcaaaaatatcacTTTCTTGAATATGACTGAGACAGTGTAAAAAGTTGCCACCCTGTCTCTTCTCTGTTCTCGTGGCTGATCCTTACAAACTAATTCTCTAGTTTGGTGTCTACGCACTGGTTGCATACATTTGACTTGTACTTGGTTCTGGTTGTTGGAAATGACCTGACTGCAATGTTTAAATTGATGAAGGAATTCAAAAGATCAGACACAGGCGAACCTTTCCCTGGGCAACTCCCCAAGAAACTTTGATCATCAAATTGGAGACCGAATGTGAATAGTGGATGCTGTTAAATAGGGCTTTTGTGGGCCAGGGTTGCTGGACTTGCAATGGGCAAGACCATTCTGACATCCTGTGGGAATGGCAGGATAACAGTTGAGCTTCCAATAAGGAAGATGAAATGAGGAATTGGGatcggctgaatggcctcttgtcAATTTGAGTCTGTTTTTAAATGTGGGGATGGCTTTGTGAAGTGACAGTGTGAGAAAATAGAACATattccttcctttttttaaaaaaattactaattcctttcatccacgtgtctgtctaagagtctcttaaatgcccccaatgtttcagcctccagcaccatccctggcaaggcattccaggcacccataagtctttttaaaataaacttacccctgatgtctcccctaaatgtccCTCCCTTATCTTTGTACATCTGTTCTATGGTGTTTGCCGATCATCGGGTGGTGTTAATAGCGCCTACGGGTGCTATTTTATGGGCTTTTGGGTAAATGtggctttttaaaattcttccttgcttTGTTCTCCTTGTGTAGTAGGGAGTAATATTGGGCACGTAGATAATTGCATCCAatcccctccatgtcctccccgcTGCTGCCTCTGTCAACTTTGCCCTACTCTCGGTGCTCGCCTTCAACCCAATCACATTAACCCTTGGCTTCTTTCCGCAGGAGAGGTGATCCCAATTTTTGCGGAGGTGGACAACTGCTGCTCTCGCACAGTGACCCCTAAAGCAGCCATCATCCAGATGCAGACCTTCATAGCCAGGGGTACCAAAAAGCAGAAGAAATCTGTGGTGGCAACACTACACGGTGAAGGGGTCGCCCCACGGAAGAGGGGGACCTGGCACGGTCGCGCCTTGAAGATCccccctgtctctccctctctccagtgCCGCGTGATTCACGTGGACTACATACTGAAGGTGAGTCCCAGAGATAGTTGCTGCAATGGAGAGGGAGGATGGAAAGTGCTGGAAAACAAGGCGGAGAACAAGGGCAAATGGGTGGCATGattagcatagaggttagtgtaacgctattgcagtgccagccatcgggactggggtttaaatcttgtgctgtctgtaaggagtttgtacgttcaccccatGTCAGCCTGtctttcctctgggagctccagtttcctcccatcattcaaaacaaactgggggttgtaggccagTTGGGTGGGAATGGGACAGCACGGATTTGTATGCTGAaatggacctgttaccgtgctgtatctctacattTAAATAAATTCTCTGAGTGATAATTACTTCCTTGAGGCTCTTTTTAATGGGAGCATTTTTGTCTTTGACCGTTACAGGTTTACGTTGAAATCCCAGGAACATCCAAACTGTCCCTGGAGCTGCCCCTGGTGATTGGTACCATCCCACTTCACCCGTTTGGAAGCCGTTCATCCAGTGTGGGAAGCCAGTACAGTATGGATATCGAGTGGCTACGCCTAACACTCCCAGAGAGACCTGAGCGTAAGTATCTCACCTTCTGTGCTATGGGATAAGTGGGGACCTTATTGGGAAATCCTGTGTGTGATGCTGACCCAGCCTGACCCCAATCTCTCCTGCACACACACTGGCATGCCAAAGCCTGTTCATCTTTGTCCCATCCTTCACGCTTAACTATTTGGACCAAATGTCATTCCAAGCCCTTGTTTACAGAAGAAATACTTGGGGATCTGGGGAAGAATTGTTAAAGGGACCCAGAAATAGACAATGCTGTGGGAGGGGAGAAATTCACACTGGAATGTTAGCAAACTGACGGGCCTGTGGTCCAAAAGTGGAGCAATTGGTACTGCAATTACAGGTATTCCCTCACTAGCGACCGTAattcagaccccccccccccccccaccttccccacaaAGGTATCTTGGAATGGACGTATGTCTGaaggctgggcgtggccatcttggtTCTTGTGTGCATGCGCAAGTTTTCGGTTGGCGTATGCTCggtgggtttgtgtattggagttatATTGGTGCATCCGTGAGAATTAAGGACAAGAATTCAATATTGTTAAGGCAtttaactctcacgcatgcgctaaccgaactccaatacatgagcTGCGCCGACCTTTAGTAGCAGACCACGGCGGGTAGTTTATTTCTTTTGAACCCCCCCACCGAGTATCTTGTTAATTCTCTGCCCTTCCCCTTCACATTTATCTTACTGTGGTTGCTTTCTCTTTCAGCCCCTCCTGATTACCTGGAGGTGGTCTCTGAGGAAGAGGCCGGCCAAACAGATCAACGACTGTCCGTTCCCGAGAATGAGGTGGAGCGACGTGGGATGCTGGAGCATCCCTTCTTTGTTTACGTGCAGGAGTTCCGAAATCGCCCTCCGCCAATTTACTCGGAGGTAAGCTCTGCCTGTCCTTGAAACGATGCATAAGCTGCAAGCTGTCTATTGGGGGCCCCTCTACTCCACGATGCTGTTTTATTGCTCCATGAGCCTCCTCTCAaccctctcatcattttcttctcTCTCCCCAGTATATTTagtaaattccttttttttaaacatctgttACTTTCTCTGAGAGAATGTGTGGCACATTTAgtacagcagttagtgcaatgctgttctaGCTCCAGTGATCTGGACAGGGGCTCGCATCCCACACtacgtaaagagtttgtatgt
This genomic window from Narcine bancroftii isolate sNarBan1 chromosome 3, sNarBan1.hap1, whole genome shotgun sequence contains:
- the arrdc2 gene encoding arrestin domain-containing protein 2 isoform X2 — protein: MKVGKIRKFLLVPERTEDAVYTRGQLISGRVILDLRAKVSVRSLQICARGRAAVHWLESRSIGMNTVYSDYSSLETYFKKKLHAIRDNGNITVLPAGRHEFPFSFQLPEENLVTSFEGKHGSVRYWVKAKLHRPWATVRKIKREFTVIEPIDINTPSLLAPQAGTKEKSARAWYCNFGHLSLTAKIDRKGYTPGEVIPIFAEVDNCCSRTVTPKAAIIQMQTFIARGTKKQKKSVVATLHGEGVAPRKRGTWHGRALKIPPVSPSLQCRVIHVDYILKVYVEIPGTSKLSLELPLVIGTIPLHPFGSRSSSVGSQYSMDIEWLRLTLPERPEPPPDYLEVVSEEEAGQTDQRLSVPENEVERRGMLEHPFFVYVQEFRNRPPPIYSEIDPHPQRSEMRRRCMTC